A genome region from Bradyrhizobium sp. WSM1417 includes the following:
- a CDS encoding DUF6119 family protein, whose product MVRFCSRVCNGWAQPLVNQSSAALLFLEGDPCDFLSATKQFIQLKDRHSSAPINLLWVQGVVSAESFVRDQKFGVAILPDGRSKPIPSEFTVVFGIMRDRYKKSGTLSIPFFSKVSPRAVADRV is encoded by the coding sequence ATGGTTCGGTTTTGTTCGAGGGTTTGCAACGGGTGGGCTCAGCCGCTGGTCAACCAGAGCAGTGCTGCGCTGCTATTTCTGGAGGGTGACCCCTGTGATTTTCTCTCCGCGACCAAGCAGTTCATTCAGTTGAAGGATAGGCACTCCTCAGCGCCGATCAATCTCTTATGGGTTCAGGGCGTCGTCTCGGCTGAGTCCTTCGTGCGTGATCAGAAGTTTGGGGTCGCAATCTTGCCCGACGGACGTTCGAAGCCAATTCCAAGCGAATTCACTGTGGTGTTTGGGATCATGCGGGACAGGTACAAGAAATCCGGAACTCTCAGCATCCCATTCTTCAGCAAAGTCAGTCCTCGGGCAGTTGCTGATCGGGTGTAA